DNA sequence from the Calonectris borealis chromosome 23, bCalBor7.hap1.2, whole genome shotgun sequence genome:
TCCGTTACTGCCTTTCATTCTGAGTTTTAGACTGCACAGCAGGCTCTGTGCTGAAGACAAAGTACTTCCTCTGGGAACAGCTTTGTGGTCACTACAAAGCCACTCTTAGTCTTTAGAATCTGATGCGGCATTAAGGGTGCTGTACAGCCGTCCtgatacagaaaaagcaaatatctgCCTCAATTCTGCAGTGACTCTTTTCACTTCCATCCCAGACCAGAAAAGGGAACAACTGATGACTGTACAATGTGGTCTGTAGATTTCGTAATAAATTTTTAATGAAGCATGAAGTACGTTTAGCGCTTAgtgcttttctttgcttccatACCACTCTGGAGACCACaggtcctatttttttttttaaatgcaattttttgttccaattttttttgtttcagttttcataaGATATGGAAAAAGTAATGATCTtatgcatttacattttctttaaatctatCCCAGGTTGCCCTAGTAGCTATAAACATTATTGGAGATCCAGCAGACTACAGTAATGACAGCAATAATACTGTAAGTGCAAAGCATCCCTGTCTTTTTACTATTGCTACACTTGTTCAGTTACAGGGTTCTTGGGGTAATGGAATGCATCTTTCTTCTGCTAGTTTTGAGCTGTAGCAGAGCTGCCATATATTGATTTTTTGTttaagtttttgttttttatgttATCTTGAAGCAAGAAAGCTCTCAAAAATGGAGCCTAATTTGTggatacaaaaaataaaacataatcaaTTGGAATGTTTGCATTTTCAGCCTCTGCAAATTCTCTTGTTTCAATATGCCCCAGAACATAAGTATTATAAGTTGCATAGCTTATGTTTTTTGTGGCAAGTCAGCATTTCTCTCCTGAACACACACTGGATGTTGATGAATgtgcattaagattttttttttttacccctacAAAGCCTTCCAGAGAGAAGTTGATAGACCACTACTTAGGAATTAAATCAGATGATCCTGCCTTAGATGGAACTTACCTTGGGTAAGGATGTTCTTTTGCATATACCCTGGCAAAACTTCTACTCAGTCTAAAGTAGTTCTCAGCCTCTATATTTTGTTAGTTCCCAGCTAGGGAAAAGAGAAGACGTAATGCTCAGCCTCGTCTATTTTGGATTAgctgaaagtttattttattcattttatatcTTCAGGAAGCCTGACTCCATTTCACCTCTGGATGATTTGGCTTTTGACATGTACCAGGATCCAGAAGTTGCTCAGATAATTCGTAGACTGGATGAGAAGAAGCGCGAAGCTGTCCATCATGAACGCTACGATTATGCCAAGAAACTCAAACAAGCTATCGCAGACTTGCAAAAGGTATTTTTGAAAGACCGTTTATCTCTTAAGCCAAACAGTGTTCCAGTAGTCCATCAGGGACCCCAGCATTCATGTGGAATTGTAATGATTTCCAGTACATtttcaaaatagtaattttaaaatcagatagCTTGATTTAAATAACTTGGCTGGAAATACTGAAACGTCTGCATATATACAGTAATGTGATTCCAAGCTAGCTTGTTATACCATCTTCTAGGTAGGGGAACGACTTGGACGGTATGAGGTAGAGAAGCGCTATGCTGTAGAGAAAGAAGATTATGATCTtgctaaaaagaagaaacagcaaatggAAGCGTACCGCCTGAGGGTGTATCAGCAACTGGAGCTCCACGACCTCCTGGATGCAGAGCTGATGGTGGGTACTGTTACTCCTAATTCAAGAGGCTTTATCACCTGGGTGTTGTAAATAGAAATGGCAGAGCAACCAAAATAAATTCAGAGAATAAGAGTTGTTACACAGGTATTTTATGACAATTACATATGGATTTTAAGCTTTCTATTTGGGTTGTGGATTCCCCTAACCAAAGACTTGCATGTGGCATTTTATGAACATGCTTAGTTCTCCATAAATTACATTACATTAAACTGTCAAGGTCTCAAGCAAATGACATTAAAATCCTGAATGTTTTGCATAATTTCAGGGCTACCCAATGCAAATTCATAAGGTACTTTCTCATATTTTGAAGGACTATAACAGGCTATGCTGGCATCACGGCTAACCATATGGAATTAATgtgataaaatataaatattttaaatattttatgtggtTCTCAGAACGGGAAGCTTTATAACCTCTCCACACGCATCCACACAGAGTTATTTTCCGATTGTTTCATAAAGCTGCATACAGTGGAGATGATTACATGTCTGTGAGTGAGGTCTGATATTTACTTGAAAGCAGCAGAATCTTGTTGACTGTCAGAGTTGTAGCTGTATTAACTCTGATTTTAGAACATTGTTAGCCTTGCTTTACAaaatctccttccctttctcagaTTCGAAAACCACCTGAATTGCCTTTGGAGCCTACGATTTATACTGACAATCCACAGCGCACAAAAGCTACAAATTCACCTCCTTGTGAGCACACAGAACCGCAAAAAGGAGAACCGTGGAAAGCAGAGCCTTTGCTGGAAGAGAAGTCAGGAGATCCCACTTCTACTGAGCCCTTTGTTCCCCATcagtcccctcctcctcctgtgacTCATCCCATAACCTCTGGGGAAGTGTTTCCCAAAGAAAATGTGAGTAGTGTACCTCTGTTACTGCAGAAATCTATCACAGCAGATGACCTTGTATTCAACCTTCCAAAACAACAAGGTCTTTTGTGGTTATTCTCATGGCTTATATAGTATCTGAAATTGACTGTATTACTGAGCAGTGCCCATCTAATAATTGGCATTGGTCTTTCTCTTTCCTGAATTTCTTTGGAAGCTTTGGAAGTTCATTGAGATTGAGGCAAGAGGGGATTATACCTGATTTACAAATAGATGAATGGAAGCAAATCGACATTAAATGACTGAGCCGGGGTCACACAGCCAATATAGTGGAAGCTGAATTCTGCTTGCTCCATTAATGGCTTAATAAATCTTCTTAGAGGTCAGGTTGGATGAATCTACAGCAGCAAGGGAATTTGTTGGAATGTGGTTGTAGGGTAAGAGTCTTGGTGTCATGtctaaagagaggaagaaaatcataATATCTAGTTATCTTGATCTTTAGGTTTTGCTGCTCCAGCTTTTGGCAAAGCTGAGGAAGACTTGCGTTGACTCTAGTAGCAGTAGTATTCTCTCTTAACAGGATGTTgacattaaataatttaataaataaagcttCATGACTTGCTGGCTTCCTATCAACATGTGATTTCCTCTGTAGATGTGTGCACTTCCATAGAAGgcattttgtgtgttttttattgtATTCTATATTCAAGGAACCTGAAATGGTTCCTTGAGCCTGACCTGTTAATCCATTTTACTCATCGTTTTTTAGTAGAATTGtatttctataaaagaaaaagttttattcACAGGCactgatttaatttcttcatgATGTTATTATGGGTACTTCAACATCTGTACTTAATTGTAAAGCGATATGCTTTGTCAGGGGAAAAATACATTGAAGTGAATCCAATTAGTGATGAAACAATTTCATATTTAAGTCATTTCTAAAATAGCaaattttatcttctctgttaGGTTGAATTTTTACCTTATGATGAGAGACCTCTTCCAGCTATCTGTAAACAGGCTGATGAAGCAATTGCGTACCTTGAGCCGGAGATGACTGAAGAGGATATCCATGATACTCCAAGAAGTGGCATTACTGGGGAACCAGAACCATTAACTGAGAAGGCACTGAGGGAGGCCAGCTCTGCTATTGAAGTTTTTGGAGAAGCTTTggtaaagaacaacaaaataaacacatAGATTATTGTGATCTGTGTTGAGTTGATTTGATATGCACTCTGTGAACAAAGGCCTACTGATATTATTTTTACATGCTCAGAGCTGTTACTTAAAAATCTGAGATTAAAATTTGACCTTGAGTATATGGGTGCCTTTCAATGTTTATGTGATGTTGTAGTTTTATGATTGATTACTTGATGAGCTATTAAGCAGATAGTGTCTGGTAGACTGCTTTAGGGTACGGACCCTTCCTGAATACCTATAACTTGCCACTGTCTTTTGTAGGGAGAGAAACCATTACTGTGCCTGAAATGGTTCCTTGAGCCTGACCTGTTAATCCATTTTACTCATCGTTTTTCAAAAATATGTGCTTTTAATAAAAGCCAGATTCCTGTAGGAAACACCTGGGGATTCCATGCTTAAGTTCATATGTTCTTTTGAGGCTGTTTCTGTATATAAATGTTGAATAAATATTGAAATATCAGTATGGACTTTTTAAGAGATAAACTTGTTCTGTGTTCAGGTTTCAGGAGCATATTCCAAAACTTGGTCGTATCGAGAAGATGCATTACTGGCTGTATATAAGAAGCTGATGGAAATGTCGCTAAACACTCCAAAGGATGTTTTAAAGAACATGCTGCGGGCTGCCATTTTTCTTGTAAGGAGAGCCATCAAAGACATAGTGTCTTCAGTAAGTTGTAATATGTTTGATAAGAAACGCTGCAGTGAAGAACTAACAGCAAAAATTGTAGAACCTGTGGTTAACacactttaaataatttaaacaaatagTTTGTAAAACTACTTttgagtaaattaaaaaaaaccccaaacaaactcaaaaaccaaaccaaaccaaaaaaaacccaaaaccaactgAAATGTCAGCTTTTAGTTAGGATCAAGGACTGGGCACTGTCTAGCATTCAGCAGTATGGAAAATACTGCCCTGGGCTGAGTAATGAGCTTGAGAAACAACTGCTGATGCAGTAAATGCATAGTGTGGTTGAgcctttgggggttttttggtggttttttcttttttttttaaaaaagttgaaaTACAGCAATGAAGTAAGTTTAACTTCCCAGCTTGAGAGACTACAGTTAGCCTAAGGAGACTTAGGCTTCAAATAAGCcttaaacaagaagaaaagaaaaaaattccagagCTGTGTTATTCTTTATAAAACAGATTCTGAAGCCTTTCCCCTAAGTCCTGGCAACGTATTTTCTGGAAGAGAGAGATCTGAAGTAGCTTCCATTAAGAGTGTTGCTGTAATTCTAGAttcctgttgctgctgtttaCAATATTGTCTGAAAACAGGGATCTGTGTGGTATTTTTGTtcaatgtttccttttttctttttaacttaggTTTTTCAAGCTTccctgaaacttttaaaaatgatcaTTACCCAATATATACCAAAACATAAACTAGGAAAACTAGAAACTTCTCATTGTGTGGAAAAAACGCTTCCAAATTTGCTTTCTAGAACAGGAGACTCTTCATCTCGTCTTCGCCTTGTGGCTTCTAATTTTATTCAGGTAGGTGCTTTTCTTCAATTACAGTTTGATTTGCATTAAGAATGTCACAGAGCTTACAGGTGGATAACATCTAATCAGACTTGACCTCAAGTCCAGAGTTTGCTGCTGTAAAGGATTATGCCTTATGTGGAAGGCACAGTGGTAGCACCAACTTAGTATCTTTGCAGTGTTTTGTCACCTTTGTGGTGGGGGACACTGTGGGGAGATAGCTGATGCAAGAAGGGTGTAACTCTTCCATCCTTCTTAGTTGCAAGTGATCTACAGAGATGAGAGCAAGAGGGTACAACACACTCCTCAGACTGTGTTGCGATTTGACTGCATTTTTGACAGTCCACTTTGGGAAGTCAACTTAGCAAAAGCATAACAAAGATGCCCATTTTGAAAGACACAGTCCATTCCTTGCTCAATGTTAGCGAAGAGCAGCTGTGAATAGCTGCTAGGGGATTACAGGCTCTCTTTTCCGGTAGAATTTAGAAGAAAGAACAGTAGTTTTGTGTGAAAATTTATTAATTCAGTCCCAGGAGTGGAATGAGTCACTGGCTCTGGGTTACTTACCCTTTCTTGCATCCACACATGGAGGGAAAAGACTTTTCTTTCGCTGCAGACGTGACTAAAATTTTAACAGCGTTACTGTGTGAAGTGGTCTGGCGTGTCACTGGAACCCCAAAGGTGACAGGTTACTTTATTACTACTGCGTGGCTTGTTTATAATAGATTTGGTAAttgaatgagaaaggaaatgagaacatggttacaaatgtattttcatagaCAGGACATGGCCCTGCgagaaggaaaatgtgtttattttgtatCGCTGCTAATAGATGATAGACTGCCTGAATAAGCAGTTCTGTAGGGAAGGTGCCACATATTTCTAGAAATCGGTGTGTCCACAACAGACGAGCCAAGCCAGTGATGCCTGCATCTGGCCCTCAGGAAGAGGGACTGCAGGACACCATCATCTGCTTGAGTGTCTGTCAGCTGACAGGAACTGGGAGGAGGTTATTAAACATTCTGCTACaagcaaagaaataaacattGAGCTTTGAATAACAGCAACATTTAGCCCTTAAGGTTCCTTGCAAAACAGACAGAAATTATAAGATGGCATATGTTTTCTGAAGCAGTCTTGAAATTCATCTTGATGCAATGTCAAGACTTTGTATCCTTTGTGACACTTCTCAGCTACCTCCTCCTCATATAGTTCAGTGTAAGGTGGAGTTCTTGAAATTCTTCTTACAACCCAGTTCTATAACTCAACTGAGCATGTCTAAGATTTTATTGATTTCTCAGTAGCTTTCCCTCTGATGCCAAAAGCAAGACCAAACCTCTGTATAAGCTTCTCTTTAAAGCCTTTGCAAGCAACTTCTGGCTGCTAAGGTAACAAATAAGTGGCTACTTCTTATGGAAGGCttatttaattttacttaaattGTTATAAGTAACTTAGAATAACTCAACTTTGCAAAGACAGTTCATTTTCCTCATTTAGCATTCCTACATGCCCACTGACTCTTTGCATGTTTATAGGAAATGGCACTGAGTAGTGAAGTTAAACCTCTTCAGATTGTTCCAGTTCATTTGGTTCAACCATTAAAATCGAACTCCCCAACACATCTGGCAATGAGTCAAGTGGAATTAGTGGAATGCCTCTTGAAAGACATGGGAACTGAAAACTCTGGGTTTACCATTGGCAACGTCATGAAGGTAGGAGTCTGAGTTTACAGCATCTgatgttttttcctgttgctgtttTATTAGGGCTTGTCTGTCTGTTTTGGAATGCTTGGTGAATTACTAAAGAGAATTTATGAGCCTCTTGGAGGTGACAACACACAACAAGATGGCAAGATGCCAATACAGGAAAAAGGAATCACTGGGtcaaaaagtgtttggaaaaacCTGTCTGTATGAAGATTTCTCCCACTGCAATGAAATAATTGTCTTAGACTAATAAACAAGTCCTTAAAAAACATGTGGGAAAAGagaggcataatttttttttttcttttcagtttgcaaCGGGAGCTTTGGAACACAGAGTTTATGAAGTTCGTGATGTAGCGTTGCGGATTATCTTTGATATGTACAGGAAGCACAAGGCTGCTATACTGGAATATCTTCCTCCAGATGATGCAAACATTCGCAAGACTGTTATCTACAAAACGCTCTTTGACGGATTCACTAAAATAGATGGTAAACTTTCTGAAGCTGAAATTAGGGTACGTAGTAAGATTGTAGAACGTACGTAGCTACTTTAAACGTTGCATTCAACTGAGCAATATACTGATTTCATAGCTATATTAGACATTGAATGACACATGTAGCAGAGTATCTTAAGGTGTGTTGTTAACATTACTTAGTGTAGAAAGCTGGTGTTCAGTTTATTACATATACTCACTCTTGTGAATAAAGCCTACAAAGAATACAGAGATGGTACTTCTGAAATAATACACAATCATTTTGGAAAATATACATATACTATTTTATGCTGGCTGGCCTTGGAAACAGTAAGCACAGAGGAAATGCTATGTGTTTCTTTCAGGTTAGTACAGAGgaatttggggggagggaggtgtTACTGTAACAGATCAATCATTTAACCGAGCGGGATATTTCTTGTACTGCATTGACCATTTGTTCTATGCTGATGTGTTTTGCAATCTCTTCTATATGACAAATGGTTCAAAAACTTCTGTAATTGAAAGGGTATTTCTTGACAGGCACAGAGAAAGGCAGTAACGGAAGaagcagagaaacagaagaaggaagaaataaaagttcTGCAAGGTCAGCTGGCAGCTCTAAAGGAGATACAAGCAGAAGTTCAAGCTGGAAAGGTTagggtgttttgggtttgattttttttttaatgcttttttcctcaggatATCACAGGCTTAGATAATTAACATCACTGTTGTCTcattataaactaaaaaaaagaaaaaagaaagagagagagactccATGACATACACTAACTGACCTTCATCCTCAGCAGTCCAGTTTAAaatttggggggttgtttttccTAACATAGGATAAAATTTGGATTCTTTTTTATAACAGTTTTGTCTATCGTATGGTAAATTTGAAAGTGTTTCTGGAAGTCTGTGTTTCTCTACCAGCTAGAGTATAGGAATTGTACTGAGTGCGTCAAGGCCCTCCAGAAGCATGCTGTACTGCACAGCCGTTAAGTTTTATATTTGAACCCTAGAAAGGTAGTCAGCTACCCCAATGCCGGGAAGTAGGACTGTTTTTTCCATCCTCAGAAGATTGCTGCCTCAATACTGAGGGATTTGCTGTAGGACCAGAGGCACGAACATTGTAATGCATTGACTCTGCTTCTAAGCTTTTAATTCCAGAGAAAAATCAGGATATAATCTGTTCTCTTTCTCCCTGGCAAGCATCGCAGTCATTAAGCAAATTTCTGACTTAAATTTCTTTGTTCAATAGGAGAAAGAATCTGATTTTCAGAAGCCAAAGAATCAAGGTAGGTAGTTTCAAATAGTATTAAGAAATGCAGGGATATTTCAATATGTCTTTGAAACACTGTAGATGCTTAATGGATTATTGAATTGTCTCAGTTAAAAACATGCCCGAGTGCTTCAGATTGGCTGAGTCTCAACCTGCCACAGAGGTAACCATTAAGTTCACAAAAGAAGATTTACCAGTTAACCAGTTAATTTCTAATAAGAAATAAGTATAGCTTGACTTGAAACCACTTTAGATTTCTTCCCAACCTGAGGTAGATCATCTACTACATGTAAAAATGAtcactaaaatattttactgttgtaGATCACTAAAGCAATAGTTTCCCAACTGCCTACAGGTATGTTGTCTTTCAGTGCTTGTTTACCAATATGGCCACGGTATGCTTCTGTTAGGTGTTTTTACTGTTAAGATCCAGAGAAGCAGTATTTCTAGGCATGCacaaaaactaattaaaatgtgATCTTGTTTTTAATAGTTCTCTTTTTACAGGTTACCAGGTAAACAAAAGCccacagcctgcagcagcagagattcCAGATGATCATCCCTCTGGTGCAAATTACTTGGATAAGTAAGTTAGATGAGCAGCTTCTGATCACTTTAAGCACTTAGTATAACCTGAAAGCTAATAACGTTCATAACATTTTTCGAGTAGATCAAAGCAAAAACCTTCAGCattgaaacaatgaaaaagaaaatctcttctaACAGATTTGGAATTACCACCAGGCAATCCtagatgttgatttttttaagttcttgGATAGTGTGACCTTGAACTTGTTTTCTGAGTAGTTGCTTGTGGGATAAGAAATTGCCACAGTTTAATGTTCAACTGACAGTATAAAATAAGGCAAAGATATATTGTAGCTTTCATGTGTATTGTAGGATAAGGGCATagagaaagcatttgaaaattctGGAGCCATGAAAGCCAGTTTCAGTGAGTTATTCTCAGTGCTTTTGTGGAATTATGTCTTTCTATATGAACAAATGCTTTATAGTTGCATTTGCCATAAATTATATAATATTATCTCTTCATGTCCTATTCTAAGGTCAGCACTATATAGGGAAAATAAGGTGTACCAAAATGTTAGCTATTTTTCAGAACAGTTTCTAACACAAGAAACAGGGTTCATCATTTCACTCTGTGATGTTACTGatgcttgtatttctttttcctagctTATGTATTTTTTGTGGTGAAAGGGACGAATCCTTCACAGAGGAAGGATTGGATCTCCATTACTGGAAACACTGCCCTATGTTAACCAGATGTGAGCACTGCAAACAGGTTAGGCGTAAACTTTTTAGAGCTACTACAAGACTTAACTGTTGTTATTCTGGTTTTAAGGTGCTAGAAGATATTTAATGCTAAGGTAGGTGAATTCTGAACACAACTATGTGATCTTGGGCAGTCCTTTTTGAAAAGAGCAGTGTTGTAAATTGTATTAATAACTGGACTAAAATTTCTTTTTCGCTTTGTCATTTTGGAAACTGAGATTTAACTTCCAAAAATCACATAAGCAGTTTTTTTAATACTATCCTTATTTACTCATTACTGTACAAATCTTCTTGGGTGCCTCT
Encoded proteins:
- the CEP104 gene encoding centrosomal protein of 104 kDa isoform X1; amino-acid sequence: MPHKIGFIVVSSSGHEDGFSAKELMVHAPTVNGWRSPRLCQYPQEIVLQLVERCRIRKLQLLAHQYMISSKIEFYISESLPEYFAPYQSERFHRLGYVPLSDNEKTDFKARELKSVYMDAVGQYLKLIFHKNYVNKYNLYGQVALVAINIIGDPADYSNDSNNTPSREKLIDHYLGIKSDDPALDGTYLGKPDSISPLDDLAFDMYQDPEVAQIIRRLDEKKREAVHHERYDYAKKLKQAIADLQKVGERLGRYEVEKRYAVEKEDYDLAKKKKQQMEAYRLRVYQQLELHDLLDAELMIRKPPELPLEPTIYTDNPQRTKATNSPPCEHTEPQKGEPWKAEPLLEEKSGDPTSTEPFVPHQSPPPPVTHPITSGEVFPKENVEFLPYDERPLPAICKQADEAIAYLEPEMTEEDIHDTPRSGITGEPEPLTEKALREASSAIEVFGEALVSGAYSKTWSYREDALLAVYKKLMEMSLNTPKDVLKNMLRAAIFLVRRAIKDIVSSVFQASLKLLKMIITQYIPKHKLGKLETSHCVEKTLPNLLSRTGDSSSRLRLVASNFIQEMALSSEVKPLQIVPVHLVQPLKSNSPTHLAMSQVELVECLLKDMGTENSGFTIGNVMKFATGALEHRVYEVRDVALRIIFDMYRKHKAAILEYLPPDDANIRKTVIYKTLFDGFTKIDGKLSEAEIRAQRKAVTEEAEKQKKEEIKVLQGQLAALKEIQAEVQAGKEKESDFQKPKNQGYQVNKSPQPAAAEIPDDHPSGANYLDNLCIFCGERDESFTEEGLDLHYWKHCPMLTRCEHCKQVVEIASLTEHLLTDCDKKDSFGKCQRCSEALPKDELPKHIKSKTCNSAKPENVANHCPLCHDNFSPGEEAWKSHLMGKDGCKMNQRRLSTINKTLLVQPGKIGGQYLKKPSPAGAKARSPSIGSKIPTPRGGPNKSTGKTYSKR
- the CEP104 gene encoding centrosomal protein of 104 kDa isoform X2, yielding MPHKIGFIVVSSSGHEDGFSAKELMVHAPTVNGWRSPRLCQYPQEIVLQLVERCRIRKLQLLAHQYMISSKIEFYISESLPEYFAPYQSERFHRLGYVPLSDNEKTDFKARELKSVYMDAVGQYLKLIFHKNYVNKYNLYGQVALVAINIIGDPADYSNDSNNTPSREKLIDHYLGIKSDDPALDGTYLGKPDSISPLDDLAFDMYQDPEVAQIIRRLDEKKREAVHHERYDYAKKLKQAIADLQKVGERLGRYEVEKRYAVEKEDYDLAKKKKQQMEAYRLRVYQQLELHDLLDAELMIRKPPELPLEPTIYTDNPQRTKATNSPPCEHTEPQKGEPWKAEPLLEEKSGDPTSTEPFVPHQSPPPPVTHPITSGEVFPKENVEFLPYDERPLPAICKQADEAIAYLEPEMTEEDIHDTPRSGITGEPEPLTEKALREASSAIEVFGEALVSGAYSKTWSYREDALLAVYKKLMEMSLNTPKDVLKNMLRAAIFLVFQASLKLLKMIITQYIPKHKLGKLETSHCVEKTLPNLLSRTGDSSSRLRLVASNFIQEMALSSEVKPLQIVPVHLVQPLKSNSPTHLAMSQVELVECLLKDMGTENSGFTIGNVMKFATGALEHRVYEVRDVALRIIFDMYRKHKAAILEYLPPDDANIRKTVIYKTLFDGFTKIDGKLSEAEIRAQRKAVTEEAEKQKKEEIKVLQGQLAALKEIQAEVQAGKEKESDFQKPKNQGYQVNKSPQPAAAEIPDDHPSGANYLDNLCIFCGERDESFTEEGLDLHYWKHCPMLTRCEHCKQVVEIASLTEHLLTDCDKKDSFGKCQRCSEALPKDELPKHIKSKTCNSAKPENVANHCPLCHDNFSPGEEAWKSHLMGKDGCKMNQRRLSTINKTLLVQPGKIGGQYLKKPSPAGAKARSPSIGSKIPTPRGGPNKSTGKTYSKR
- the CEP104 gene encoding centrosomal protein of 104 kDa isoform X4; this encodes MPHKIGFIVVSSSGHEDGFSAKELMVHAPTVNGWRSPSYVPLSDNEKTDFKARELKSVYMDAVGQYLKLIFHKNYVNKYNLYGQVALVAINIIGDPADYSNDSNNTPSREKLIDHYLGIKSDDPALDGTYLGKPDSISPLDDLAFDMYQDPEVAQIIRRLDEKKREAVHHERYDYAKKLKQAIADLQKVGERLGRYEVEKRYAVEKEDYDLAKKKKQQMEAYRLRVYQQLELHDLLDAELMIRKPPELPLEPTIYTDNPQRTKATNSPPCEHTEPQKGEPWKAEPLLEEKSGDPTSTEPFVPHQSPPPPVTHPITSGEVFPKENVEFLPYDERPLPAICKQADEAIAYLEPEMTEEDIHDTPRSGITGEPEPLTEKALREASSAIEVFGEALVSGAYSKTWSYREDALLAVYKKLMEMSLNTPKDVLKNMLRAAIFLVRRAIKDIVSSVFQASLKLLKMIITQYIPKHKLGKLETSHCVEKTLPNLLSRTGDSSSRLRLVASNFIQEMALSSEVKPLQIVPVHLVQPLKSNSPTHLAMSQVELVECLLKDMGTENSGFTIGNVMKFATGALEHRVYEVRDVALRIIFDMYRKHKAAILEYLPPDDANIRKTVIYKTLFDGFTKIDGKLSEAEIRAQRKAVTEEAEKQKKEEIKVLQGQLAALKEIQAEVQAGKEKESDFQKPKNQGYQVNKSPQPAAAEIPDDHPSGANYLDNLCIFCGERDESFTEEGLDLHYWKHCPMLTRCEHCKQVVEIASLTEHLLTDCDKKDSFGKCQRCSEALPKDELPKHIKSKTCNSAKPENVANHCPLCHDNFSPGEEAWKSHLMGKDGCKMNQRRLSTINKTLLVQPGKIGGQYLKKPSPAGAKARSPSIGSKIPTPRGGPNKSTGKTYSKR
- the CEP104 gene encoding centrosomal protein of 104 kDa isoform X3, whose protein sequence is MAITQEIVLQLVERCRIRKLQLLAHQYMISSKIEFYISESLPEYFAPYQSERFHRLGYVPLSDNEKTDFKARELKSVYMDAVGQYLKLIFHKNYVNKYNLYGQVALVAINIIGDPADYSNDSNNTPSREKLIDHYLGIKSDDPALDGTYLGKPDSISPLDDLAFDMYQDPEVAQIIRRLDEKKREAVHHERYDYAKKLKQAIADLQKVGERLGRYEVEKRYAVEKEDYDLAKKKKQQMEAYRLRVYQQLELHDLLDAELMIRKPPELPLEPTIYTDNPQRTKATNSPPCEHTEPQKGEPWKAEPLLEEKSGDPTSTEPFVPHQSPPPPVTHPITSGEVFPKENVEFLPYDERPLPAICKQADEAIAYLEPEMTEEDIHDTPRSGITGEPEPLTEKALREASSAIEVFGEALVSGAYSKTWSYREDALLAVYKKLMEMSLNTPKDVLKNMLRAAIFLVRRAIKDIVSSVFQASLKLLKMIITQYIPKHKLGKLETSHCVEKTLPNLLSRTGDSSSRLRLVASNFIQEMALSSEVKPLQIVPVHLVQPLKSNSPTHLAMSQVELVECLLKDMGTENSGFTIGNVMKFATGALEHRVYEVRDVALRIIFDMYRKHKAAILEYLPPDDANIRKTVIYKTLFDGFTKIDGKLSEAEIRAQRKAVTEEAEKQKKEEIKVLQGQLAALKEIQAEVQAGKEKESDFQKPKNQGYQVNKSPQPAAAEIPDDHPSGANYLDNLCIFCGERDESFTEEGLDLHYWKHCPMLTRCEHCKQVVEIASLTEHLLTDCDKKDSFGKCQRCSEALPKDELPKHIKSKTCNSAKPENVANHCPLCHDNFSPGEEAWKSHLMGKDGCKMNQRRLSTINKTLLVQPGKIGGQYLKKPSPAGAKARSPSIGSKIPTPRGGPNKSTGKTYSKR